A portion of the Deinococcus peraridilitoris DSM 19664 genome contains these proteins:
- a CDS encoding phage tail protein I has product MSGQLFVQLQGETVKMLALDMNLLSIGRTPDNGLALPHPSVAIRHAEVRRLQDQVIITDLGAGDTFLSGKRLTPHQPQVLDDGAVLQVGPYVITYTLVQHVPASLHSADPLPPESLDDLRFVPLQPPRARYPALPAEGAASSYLSYLPALFTESDFAGRLLQIFENVWEPLQHRQDFVDMYFDPATCPEPFLNWFAEWMGLSVDPHWPESRRRQWLREAINLQRWRGTRYGLMRMLEICCGVTPRVVEDPHRPYHLLFVLPDPAGEQDVTRENIEQVIAQHVPAHVMYEVRYV; this is encoded by the coding sequence ATGAGCGGTCAGCTGTTCGTGCAGCTGCAGGGTGAGACCGTCAAGATGCTCGCGCTGGACATGAACCTGCTCTCGATCGGGCGCACCCCTGACAACGGCCTCGCCCTGCCCCATCCCTCGGTGGCGATCCGGCACGCCGAAGTGCGGCGTCTGCAGGATCAGGTCATCATCACCGACCTTGGCGCGGGGGACACCTTCTTGTCGGGAAAACGCCTGACGCCTCACCAGCCGCAGGTCCTGGATGACGGCGCAGTACTGCAGGTCGGGCCGTACGTGATCACCTACACGCTGGTGCAGCATGTGCCTGCCTCCCTTCACAGTGCCGATCCGCTGCCCCCCGAGTCACTCGATGACCTGCGCTTCGTGCCCCTGCAGCCTCCCCGCGCGAGGTATCCCGCACTCCCCGCTGAGGGTGCCGCGAGTTCTTACCTGAGTTACCTGCCGGCCCTGTTCACCGAGTCGGACTTCGCCGGACGCCTGCTGCAGATTTTCGAGAACGTCTGGGAGCCTTTGCAGCATCGCCAGGACTTTGTCGACATGTATTTCGATCCGGCCACTTGCCCCGAGCCATTTTTGAACTGGTTCGCCGAGTGGATGGGCCTGAGCGTCGATCCGCACTGGCCCGAATCGCGCCGGCGGCAGTGGCTGAGAGAAGCCATCAATCTGCAGCGCTGGCGCGGAACGCGCTATGGCCTGATGCGCATGCTGGAAATCTGCTGCGGCGTGACGCCGCGCGTGGTCGAAGATCCACACCGACCTTACCACCTGCTCTTCGTGCTGCCCGACCCGGCGGGAGAACAGGACGTCACCCGCGAGAACATCGAACAGGTGATCGCGCAGCACGTCCCGGCCCACGTGATGTACGAGGTGAGGTACGTATGA
- a CDS encoding putative baseplate assembly protein, whose translation MPLPTVNLDDRRFDDIVAQAKQLIPQYCPEWTDHHTSDPGIALIEVFAWMTDLLLHRVNQVPDKMFIKFLEMVGVALDPPRAAVAPVTFYLSAPQERPLVIPAGTEVATVRTEVSDAIVYLTEQVLTIRVPRLTGAFTANALHGEGAATTIHDLTRLGVLGYKAPVFSPEPRAGDAFYLSFADDHSQHVLAVVMACEVAGGAGVNPKEPPFVWEAWQGGLNRWVACTVEYDGTAAFNVSGEVIVRLPGMAEEEFFGQRGFWLRCRLTSEQNYAGYKVSPDIEGLRIEARGATVTARHSIVVQGEVLGRSDGTPGQSFKLLYSPVLWLDPETDVVVSELPGEGNVSWHSVADFADSGPEDHHFKLDYSDGTITFAPALLQPDGTVYRFGAVPPKGATLRMQRYCYSGGVIGNVPAQAISVLKSSIPYVARVVNHARALGGRNAQSLEDAMIKVPRVLRTRTRAVTADDFEFLAQQVEGVARARCVTPHHASQTSGVGYPGQIRALDVQPGQVSVVVLPRIEVPAGRIAPDLLTLSAELRASVQSFLDERRLVGTSLEVRSPQLFWVSVHSLLRVPSGASRGLRADVKRQAEEALYRYLNPHLGASGRGWEFGRSLAVAELYSLLRSIFGVDFVEDVQLFLTQPGQPESRQPAAGQLPLPPQGLIVSDQHTVLVE comes from the coding sequence ATGCCGCTGCCCACCGTGAACCTGGATGACCGCCGCTTCGACGACATCGTCGCGCAGGCCAAGCAACTGATTCCGCAATACTGCCCGGAATGGACCGATCACCATACCTCTGACCCGGGCATCGCCCTGATCGAGGTGTTCGCCTGGATGACCGATCTGTTGCTGCACCGCGTCAACCAGGTGCCCGACAAGATGTTCATCAAGTTTCTCGAAATGGTCGGCGTGGCGCTCGATCCACCGCGCGCGGCCGTCGCGCCGGTCACTTTTTATCTCTCGGCACCTCAGGAGCGCCCGCTGGTCATTCCGGCAGGAACCGAGGTGGCCACGGTGCGCACCGAGGTGTCTGACGCCATCGTGTACTTGACCGAGCAGGTTCTGACCATTCGCGTACCACGTCTGACCGGTGCCTTCACTGCCAACGCGCTGCACGGTGAGGGCGCGGCCACCACCATTCATGATCTGACGCGGCTGGGTGTGCTGGGCTACAAGGCACCGGTGTTTTCGCCCGAGCCTCGTGCGGGTGACGCCTTTTACCTGTCGTTCGCTGACGATCACAGCCAGCACGTGCTCGCCGTGGTCATGGCCTGCGAAGTGGCCGGCGGTGCGGGCGTGAATCCCAAAGAGCCCCCGTTCGTGTGGGAAGCCTGGCAGGGTGGACTCAACCGCTGGGTGGCCTGCACGGTGGAATATGACGGCACGGCCGCATTCAACGTCTCAGGAGAGGTGATCGTGCGCCTGCCCGGCATGGCCGAGGAGGAATTCTTCGGTCAGCGTGGCTTCTGGCTGCGTTGCCGTCTGACGAGCGAGCAGAATTATGCTGGATACAAAGTCTCGCCGGACATCGAAGGACTGCGCATCGAAGCGCGCGGTGCCACCGTCACGGCGCGCCACTCGATCGTGGTCCAGGGCGAAGTGCTGGGCCGCAGCGACGGCACGCCCGGGCAGTCGTTCAAGCTGCTCTACAGCCCGGTGCTGTGGCTCGATCCTGAAACGGACGTCGTGGTGAGCGAGCTGCCCGGCGAGGGCAATGTTTCCTGGCACAGCGTGGCAGACTTCGCGGACAGTGGTCCTGAGGATCACCACTTCAAGCTCGATTACAGCGACGGCACCATCACTTTCGCCCCGGCCCTGCTGCAACCCGACGGTACGGTCTACCGTTTTGGCGCGGTGCCGCCCAAAGGCGCGACGCTGCGCATGCAGCGCTATTGCTACAGCGGGGGGGTGATCGGCAACGTCCCGGCGCAGGCCATCTCGGTGCTGAAATCCTCGATTCCTTACGTGGCGCGCGTGGTGAACCACGCGCGTGCCCTGGGGGGACGCAACGCCCAGAGCCTCGAAGACGCCATGATCAAAGTGCCGCGCGTGCTGCGCACCCGCACCCGCGCCGTGACCGCCGACGACTTCGAATTTCTGGCCCAGCAGGTCGAAGGAGTAGCGCGCGCCCGCTGCGTGACGCCGCACCACGCTTCCCAGACGAGCGGGGTGGGTTATCCGGGTCAGATTCGTGCGCTCGACGTGCAGCCCGGACAGGTGAGCGTCGTGGTGCTGCCCCGCATCGAGGTTCCCGCCGGGCGCATCGCGCCCGATCTGCTGACCCTGTCGGCCGAACTGCGCGCCAGCGTGCAGAGCTTTCTCGACGAGCGCCGTCTGGTGGGCACTTCGCTGGAGGTGCGCTCTCCGCAGCTGTTCTGGGTATCCGTGCACAGCCTGCTGCGTGTCCCGAGCGGCGCTTCGCGGGGATTGCGCGCGGACGTCAAGCGTCAGGCCGAAGAAGCGCTCTACCGCTATCTCAATCCGCACCTGGGTGCCAGCGGGCGCGGCTGGGAATTCGGGCGCTCACTGGCGGTGGCTGAACTGTACAGCCTGCTGCGCTCGATTTTCGGAGTGGACTTCGTCGAGGACGTGCAGTTGTTCCTGACCCAGCCCGGGCAACCCGAGTCGCGCCAGCCAGCCGCAGGTCAGCTGCCGCTGCCCCCGCAGGGCCTGATCGTTTCCGATCAGCACACGGTCCTGGTGGAGTGA
- a CDS encoding GPW/gp25 family protein yields MSVLSDHLGVGWAFPVGVNARGRIAMVHGERAVEQSILMILMTPKGQRVMRPDFGCQIHDLLFAPNDASTLGLASFYVDEALRTWESRIEVLQVSARADDDHPERIVLDIRYRLRAQQTEHALVFPFDRLPTEAVMR; encoded by the coding sequence GTGTCGGTGTTGAGCGATCATTTGGGAGTTGGCTGGGCTTTTCCGGTCGGGGTAAACGCACGGGGCCGCATCGCGATGGTGCACGGAGAACGCGCGGTGGAACAGTCCATCCTGATGATCCTCATGACCCCCAAAGGACAGCGGGTGATGCGCCCGGACTTCGGTTGTCAGATTCACGACCTGCTCTTCGCGCCCAACGACGCGAGCACGCTCGGTCTGGCGTCCTTTTATGTGGACGAGGCGTTGCGGACCTGGGAAAGCCGCATCGAGGTGCTTCAGGTGAGTGCCCGGGCAGATGACGACCATCCCGAGCGCATCGTGCTCGACATCCGCTACCGTCTGCGCGCCCAGCAGACCGAGCACGCCCTGGTTTTTCCGTTCGACCGTCTGCCCACCGAAGCCGTGATGAGGTAA
- a CDS encoding HD domain-containing protein — MTDASRTESWLDDARLSGQVAFIAEIDRLKGVLRHTLTLDGARRENSAEHSWHISMFAMLMHEYTPEPRPDLARVIQLLLLHDIVEIDAGDTFAYDTAGYADKEEREQAAARRLFGLLPTGQRDRWTALWREFEEGVTPEAQYANAVDRLLPLVQNYYSGGVSWVRNGITHSQVVRRIAPVAATSPVMWSFALELLDRAVDRGLLRDDRSH; from the coding sequence GTGACCGACGCATCCCGAACGGAAAGCTGGCTGGACGATGCCCGCCTGTCAGGGCAGGTGGCCTTTATCGCTGAGATCGACCGTCTGAAAGGCGTGCTGCGCCATACCCTCACCCTTGACGGGGCCCGTCGGGAAAACAGCGCCGAACACAGCTGGCACATCAGCATGTTCGCGATGCTGATGCACGAATACACGCCGGAACCCAGACCCGACCTCGCCCGGGTCATTCAGCTGCTGTTGCTGCACGACATCGTGGAAATCGACGCCGGTGACACCTTCGCGTACGACACGGCCGGCTACGCCGACAAAGAGGAACGCGAGCAGGCTGCGGCAAGGCGACTCTTCGGCCTGCTTCCCACAGGGCAGCGTGACCGCTGGACTGCCCTGTGGAGGGAGTTCGAGGAGGGGGTCACGCCCGAGGCCCAGTACGCGAACGCGGTGGACCGTCTGCTGCCGCTCGTGCAGAACTACTACAGCGGGGGCGTGAGCTGGGTGCGCAACGGCATCACCCATTCCCAGGTGGTACGGCGGATCGCTCCGGTGGCGGCCACCTCGCCGGTGATGTGGTCATTCGCGCTGGAGCTGCTGGACCGGGCCGTAGACAGAGGACTGCTGCGCGACGACCGGTCGCACTGA
- a CDS encoding cupin domain-containing protein encodes MPDTTVIKVNSHHSPKGAMGQKYLASGKAMSMRLWENEQGSDNDLHARDYETVGFVISGRAELHVEGSTVVLEPGDSWVVPQGAKHKYNILEAFTAVEATHPPAQVHGRDEK; translated from the coding sequence ATGCCGGACACCACCGTCATCAAAGTCAATTCACACCACTCGCCCAAAGGAGCCATGGGGCAGAAGTACCTTGCCAGTGGCAAGGCCATGTCGATGCGCCTGTGGGAAAACGAGCAGGGCTCTGACAACGATCTGCACGCGCGGGACTACGAAACAGTCGGTTTCGTGATTTCGGGTCGTGCGGAACTGCACGTCGAGGGTTCGACGGTCGTGCTGGAGCCGGGCGACTCCTGGGTGGTGCCGCAAGGCGCGAAGCACAAATACAACATCCTCGAAGCCTTTACGGCCGTCGAGGCGACCCACCCACCCGCCCAGGTCCACGGGCGCGACGAAAAATAA